From Vreelandella neptunia, the proteins below share one genomic window:
- a CDS encoding TRAP transporter large permease — translation MIILLFVALACLLLIGAPVAVALAGSSLVYLLASGKIPDIILIQRMVGGVDSFPLLAVPFFILAGNLMNVCGVTERIFRFADSMVGWTRGGLGHVNVGASVIFAGMSGAAIADAGGLGAVEIKAMRDKGYDVDFAVGITGASSTVGPIIPPSLPLVVYGVVASASIGQLFIAGIVPGLLIAAMLMLMVAVISHRRGYPVGERFSVARLLSSFMHAALSLMIPVIIVGGIVLGIFTPTESAIAAVAYVLVLATLVYRSAGWRQIITVFRETIEMTSVVLLIVAASSIFAWILTREGVPAAFAESVMAVADNPIVILLLINLILLIVGCFMETVAAITILTPVLLPLAVQAGVDPVQFGIIMVLNLMIGLLTPPVGLVLFILARIADISFPRAVKATLPFIAALLVSLLLITFIPALTLWLPSLI, via the coding sequence ATGATCATTCTGCTGTTTGTAGCGCTAGCGTGTTTGTTATTGATTGGTGCCCCTGTTGCGGTCGCACTGGCCGGGTCGTCGCTGGTTTATCTGCTCGCCTCCGGCAAGATTCCGGACATTATTCTGATTCAGCGCATGGTGGGTGGGGTGGACAGTTTCCCACTACTGGCGGTGCCGTTCTTTATCCTGGCTGGCAACCTGATGAATGTTTGCGGTGTGACCGAGCGTATCTTCCGCTTCGCTGATTCAATGGTGGGATGGACCCGCGGCGGCCTGGGCCACGTTAATGTAGGCGCTTCGGTCATCTTTGCCGGCATGTCGGGCGCGGCCATTGCTGACGCTGGCGGCTTGGGTGCCGTTGAAATAAAGGCGATGCGTGATAAGGGCTATGACGTTGATTTTGCCGTGGGGATCACCGGGGCATCCTCAACCGTGGGCCCCATCATTCCGCCGTCGCTTCCGCTGGTGGTTTACGGGGTGGTGGCATCGGCCTCCATTGGTCAACTGTTTATTGCAGGCATTGTGCCGGGCTTACTGATCGCAGCAATGTTGATGCTGATGGTCGCGGTTATTTCGCACCGACGCGGTTACCCGGTGGGTGAGCGCTTTTCTGTGGCGCGCCTGCTGTCGTCATTTATGCATGCGGCCCTTTCGCTCATGATCCCGGTGATCATCGTGGGGGGTATCGTTCTGGGGATATTCACCCCGACCGAGAGCGCTATTGCAGCCGTGGCTTACGTGCTGGTGCTGGCAACGCTGGTATACCGTAGCGCCGGCTGGCGCCAGATCATTACGGTATTTCGTGAAACCATCGAAATGACCTCAGTGGTGCTGTTGATCGTTGCCGCCTCGTCAATTTTTGCCTGGATTCTTACCCGCGAAGGCGTGCCAGCGGCGTTCGCAGAATCGGTAATGGCGGTGGCCGATAACCCGATTGTCATTCTTCTGCTGATCAACCTGATTCTCTTGATCGTTGGCTGCTTCATGGAAACCGTGGCAGCGATCACCATCCTGACACCTGTGCTGCTGCCGCTGGCCGTCCAGGCAGGGGTCGATCCTGTTCAGTTCGGCATCATCATGGTGCTCAACCTAATGATCGGGCTTTTGACACCGCCGGTGGGGCTGGTCCTGTTTATTCTGGCGCGGATTGCCGATATCTCTTTCCCCCGTGCGGTTAAGGCCACGCTGCCCTTTATCGCGGCACTGTTAGTGTCGCTTTTGCTGATCACCTTTATTCCCGCTTTGACGCTATGGCTGCCTAGCCTGATCTAG
- a CDS encoding mandelate racemase/muconate lactonizing enzyme family protein, with protein MNHLHSNPSVARDAIIEAIDMVPIGSYLPADGGYGSAREIGHARMATLVFVRFSAGIVGIGECYGPPKTTLAYLDILREAYVGQSAFDHRVIWRRMTNVLYHVRAQSQLAAAVSGLDIALHDGLGKLLGLPVYRLLGGEEQDSVQVYASGGYFHEPAALPLEAQLERVAGQFDGYKIKIGHGIRSDLERMRSARRILGDDVAIMADINGAYTADIALESMAALAPLRPYWIEEPVAPEDLPGFRRLASRREGRIAAGEASVNAVEFRELAATGGVDVLMPDLNLCGGYVEALRIADMAQLNGLRISPHVWGSAVGIMAAAHFAAALPPHPHPDRNHTPTWVEFDVSANNPLREALLTSPLSLDHGRLALPSAPGLGIEIDDERLQALKIDI; from the coding sequence ATGAATCATCTGCATAGTAATCCTTCTGTGGCCCGTGATGCGATTATCGAGGCCATCGATATGGTGCCCATCGGCAGCTATTTGCCGGCGGACGGCGGCTATGGAAGCGCGCGGGAAATCGGCCACGCACGCATGGCTACCCTGGTGTTTGTACGTTTTTCGGCAGGTATTGTCGGTATTGGCGAGTGCTATGGCCCGCCCAAGACCACGCTGGCCTATTTGGACATTCTGCGCGAAGCCTATGTGGGGCAAAGCGCCTTCGACCACCGTGTGATCTGGCGGCGAATGACCAATGTGCTCTACCACGTGCGCGCCCAGAGCCAGCTCGCCGCGGCAGTCAGCGGGCTGGATATTGCACTGCACGACGGCCTTGGCAAGCTGCTGGGTCTGCCGGTTTACCGGCTGCTGGGCGGGGAAGAGCAGGACTCCGTGCAGGTCTACGCCTCCGGTGGCTATTTTCATGAACCGGCGGCGCTGCCTCTGGAAGCGCAGCTTGAGCGCGTGGCGGGGCAGTTTGATGGCTACAAGATCAAAATTGGTCACGGCATCAGAAGCGACCTTGAGCGGATGCGGAGCGCACGGCGGATTCTGGGCGATGACGTGGCCATCATGGCCGATATCAACGGGGCCTACACGGCGGACATCGCGCTGGAATCCATGGCCGCTTTGGCGCCGCTGCGCCCTTACTGGATCGAGGAGCCGGTGGCACCTGAAGATCTTCCGGGTTTCCGCCGCCTTGCCTCGCGCCGAGAGGGGCGTATTGCTGCGGGCGAGGCTTCGGTCAATGCTGTCGAGTTTCGTGAGCTGGCCGCCACCGGTGGTGTGGATGTGCTGATGCCGGATCTCAACCTATGTGGCGGCTATGTAGAAGCGCTGCGCATTGCAGACATGGCCCAGTTAAACGGCTTGAGAATCTCGCCTCACGTATGGGGAAGCGCAGTGGGCATTATGGCCGCCGCCCACTTCGCCGCCGCGCTGCCGCCGCATCCGCATCCCGACCGTAACCATACGCCTACCTGGGTCGAGTTTGACGTATCGGCCAATAACCCCCTGCGTGAAGCACTTTTAACGTCGCCGTTAAGCCTTGACCATGGGCGTCTTGCACTGCCCAGCGCTCCAGGGCTGGGTATCGAAATCGATGACGAGAGGCTGCAGGCGCTTAAGATTGATATTTAA
- a CDS encoding AAA family ATPase yields MINTFAVSNYRSLKKIVSPLSSLNVVTGPNGCGKSNLYKALRLLAETAKGNLISSIAQEGGLDYTFWAGPEKLTKDMREGSAAIEGSAKKNSPRLRLGFVGEDFGYAISLGMPASQGFAGYQDPSMFQFDPEIKRECIWAGDVCRPSSCLIDRVGSVVKVRAGRKWQVYDAHLNSYESILNEISDPVAVPEVHAVRQAIRHWRFYDQFRTDPNSLIRTPQIGTRTTVLDHDGLSLVAALRTIHEIGDREALYEAIEDAFPGATINFEADAGNRFLLQFLQKGLLRPLNQSELSDGTLRYLLLVAALLTPRPPSLLVLNEPETSLHPDLLPALGRLIIRASRETQVWVVSHAPRLVATLEQDQACNSIALDKEFGETVILGQGWLDEPPWQWAD; encoded by the coding sequence ATGATCAACACCTTTGCCGTATCCAACTACCGCAGCTTGAAAAAAATTGTTTCTCCCCTGTCGAGTCTTAATGTAGTGACGGGGCCCAACGGGTGCGGCAAGTCCAACCTATACAAAGCGCTGCGATTATTGGCAGAAACAGCCAAAGGCAATCTTATCTCATCGATTGCTCAAGAGGGCGGGCTTGATTACACCTTCTGGGCTGGCCCGGAAAAACTCACCAAAGACATGCGAGAGGGCTCCGCTGCCATTGAGGGATCTGCTAAGAAAAACAGCCCCCGGCTTAGGCTGGGTTTTGTGGGTGAAGATTTCGGCTACGCCATTTCATTGGGGATGCCCGCCTCTCAGGGCTTTGCGGGCTACCAAGATCCGTCCATGTTCCAGTTCGACCCCGAGATAAAACGGGAATGCATTTGGGCAGGCGATGTCTGCCGACCCAGTAGCTGTTTGATTGACCGCGTTGGGTCTGTGGTCAAAGTGCGTGCAGGTCGTAAATGGCAGGTTTACGATGCCCACCTTAATAGCTACGAAAGCATTTTGAACGAAATCAGTGACCCGGTCGCCGTGCCTGAAGTCCACGCTGTTCGGCAAGCCATTCGTCATTGGCGCTTCTACGATCAGTTCCGAACCGATCCAAATTCCCTCATCCGCACACCGCAAATCGGCACCCGCACCACGGTGCTGGATCACGATGGCCTCAGTCTAGTGGCCGCATTGCGAACTATCCACGAGATCGGCGACCGCGAGGCGTTGTACGAGGCGATTGAAGATGCCTTTCCCGGCGCCACTATTAATTTTGAAGCCGACGCTGGTAATCGCTTTCTACTGCAGTTTCTACAAAAGGGGCTGTTGCGCCCCTTAAACCAGTCCGAACTATCAGACGGCACGCTTCGCTATCTGTTGCTGGTGGCGGCGCTGCTCACCCCCAGGCCGCCTTCCTTGCTAGTGTTGAATGAGCCAGAAACCAGTCTACATCCGGATTTGCTTCCCGCCTTGGGCCGCCTGATTATCCGTGCATCGAGGGAAACCCAGGTGTGGGTGGTCTCCCACGCGCCACGCTTAGTGGCGACACTGGAACAAGATCAGGCCTGTAACTCTATCGCGCTGGATAAAGAGTTTGGTGAGACCGTTATCCTAGGCCAGGGGTGGCTAGATGAACCGCCCTGGCAGTGGGCGGATTAA
- a CDS encoding TRAP transporter small permease — protein sequence MQGDKDTRQGEVTAMSVEPGRESAAGGESGLSHNTATATPPPKWVFEDHVALGVMILLGSVVFAQFLSRYVFNHSIGWTEEGARMLLVLLVFIGAAGAASRGTHINVEILELIVPAKAKRWLRGFNNLLSAGFFGYVAWLAWQVGQRVWNSSMSTLPISKGWLYTVIAVACAAMALRMARQAIACWRGKEEK from the coding sequence ATGCAAGGGGATAAAGACACTCGTCAAGGTGAGGTGACGGCGATGTCAGTAGAGCCCGGCCGCGAAAGTGCGGCCGGAGGTGAATCTGGGCTATCGCACAATACTGCGACAGCGACACCACCGCCGAAATGGGTCTTCGAAGACCATGTAGCGCTTGGGGTCATGATCCTGCTGGGAAGCGTGGTTTTTGCGCAGTTCCTGTCACGCTACGTGTTCAACCACTCGATTGGCTGGACTGAAGAGGGCGCCCGCATGTTGCTGGTGCTGCTGGTGTTTATCGGCGCGGCTGGTGCTGCCTCGCGAGGAACTCACATCAACGTTGAGATTCTTGAGCTAATCGTGCCTGCAAAGGCAAAACGTTGGCTGCGTGGGTTCAATAACCTGCTTAGCGCTGGGTTCTTCGGCTATGTGGCCTGGCTTGCCTGGCAGGTTGGACAGCGGGTATGGAATTCCAGCATGAGCACGCTGCCGATCTCGAAAGGTTGGCTTTACACCGTGATTGCCGTGGCCTGTGCGGCAATGGCATTGCGTATGGCCCGCCAGGCCATCGCCTGCTGGCGTGGCAAGGAGGAGAAATGA
- a CDS encoding sialic acid TRAP transporter substrate-binding protein SiaP, producing the protein MRARHQLTTLLLALSITPFTQANDFVFGHVYEASHSHHKWAEWAADEIEKRSEGRHHIEVFPSSQLGNEVELNEGLGLGTLDIIYTGNAFAGNAYPPIALGSAPFVFRDFDHWIAYSKSDLFKELSQGYEESTGHVPLGLIYFGQRHVTANKPVLTPEDMQGMKIRVPDAPLLLMFPRAVGANPTPIAFSEVYLALQQGVVDGQENPLPIIRAMKFEEVQSDISLTGHIYDSQPIIMSSNAWASLSAEDQALFRDVFQEAAEQGSLDIQQQEQDLVPWFQEQGTQVHEVDREAFAEAVRPSLTGEDVGWTADQYQRLGAIE; encoded by the coding sequence ATGCGTGCACGTCATCAACTTACAACACTGCTTTTAGCACTATCTATAACGCCTTTCACTCAAGCGAATGATTTCGTTTTTGGCCATGTATACGAAGCGAGCCACAGTCACCACAAATGGGCCGAGTGGGCAGCTGATGAAATTGAAAAACGTAGTGAAGGTCGCCATCACATTGAAGTGTTCCCTTCCTCCCAGCTAGGTAATGAGGTTGAACTCAATGAAGGCCTCGGCTTAGGCACGCTGGATATCATCTATACCGGTAATGCTTTCGCTGGAAACGCTTATCCACCGATTGCGCTAGGCAGTGCTCCTTTCGTTTTCCGAGACTTTGATCACTGGATCGCCTATTCAAAAAGCGATCTCTTCAAAGAGCTTTCCCAAGGCTACGAAGAGAGCACGGGGCATGTGCCGCTTGGTTTGATCTATTTTGGCCAGCGCCATGTGACTGCCAACAAGCCGGTGCTTACTCCCGAAGACATGCAGGGCATGAAAATTCGCGTGCCTGATGCGCCGCTGCTGCTGATGTTCCCAAGAGCCGTTGGCGCCAACCCTACTCCGATTGCCTTCTCGGAGGTCTATCTGGCGCTTCAGCAGGGCGTAGTGGATGGCCAGGAAAATCCGCTGCCGATCATTCGCGCGATGAAGTTTGAAGAAGTGCAGTCGGACATCTCGCTGACCGGCCATATCTATGACAGCCAGCCGATCATTATGAGTAGCAATGCCTGGGCGAGTCTTTCCGCCGAGGATCAGGCACTTTTCCGGGACGTCTTTCAGGAGGCTGCTGAACAGGGGAGCCTGGATATCCAACAGCAGGAGCAGGATCTGGTGCCCTGGTTCCAGGAGCAAGGAACCCAGGTACACGAGGTTGATCGTGAAGCGTTTGCCGAAGCGGTAAGGCCGAGCCTGACGGGTGAAGACGTAGGTTGGACGGCTGATCAATACCAGCGCTTGGGGGCGATTGAGTGA